Proteins encoded within one genomic window of Cryptosporangium aurantiacum:
- the mtnK gene encoding S-methyl-5-thioribose kinase, giving the protein MTDLLDVESVPAYVASVPSLAARLGTITEVQEVGDGNLNLVFIVRDADGVGLVLKQSLPYVRTDPSWPMTRERSSREAYVLAAHQAIDPAHVPGLLFYDASQYVLALEDLSDHQVWRTVLNSRTSSSPDDALAAAALGEYIASVGFGTSVLGVGSAAHKQAVATAINPELCEITEDLVLTEPFVSHEHNVVHPSNEADVAELAGDPDVRHAAGLAKLAFMTRAESLLHGDLHTGSVFVRFGAEPSVRAFDSEFGFYGPLGFDLGMLWGNYVLAAARAVAQGQADRAASLLDLGRVTWDSFEATYRRRWPSRQDPRVYEEVVLSSILSQVWRDAVTYAGAEVARRVIGFAKVADIETLPEAQRVEAARRALRAARTLITHTLHGGTGPNPGVLGDVAAAPLGL; this is encoded by the coding sequence ATGACGGATCTGCTGGACGTCGAGTCGGTGCCCGCGTACGTGGCATCGGTACCGTCGCTGGCTGCTCGTCTGGGGACGATCACCGAGGTTCAGGAAGTCGGCGACGGCAACCTCAACCTGGTGTTCATCGTGCGCGACGCGGACGGCGTCGGGTTGGTACTCAAACAGTCCTTGCCGTACGTCCGCACCGATCCGAGCTGGCCGATGACCCGGGAACGTTCGTCGCGGGAGGCGTACGTGCTCGCCGCGCACCAGGCCATCGACCCCGCGCACGTCCCCGGCCTGCTGTTCTACGACGCGTCGCAGTACGTGCTGGCGCTCGAGGACCTCTCCGATCACCAGGTCTGGCGCACGGTCCTGAACTCGCGCACCTCGTCGTCGCCGGACGACGCGCTGGCGGCCGCCGCCCTGGGCGAGTACATCGCGTCGGTGGGATTCGGCACGTCGGTGCTCGGCGTCGGTTCGGCGGCGCACAAGCAGGCGGTGGCGACCGCGATCAACCCCGAGCTCTGCGAGATCACCGAGGACCTGGTGCTCACCGAGCCGTTCGTCTCGCACGAGCACAACGTGGTGCATCCGTCGAACGAGGCTGACGTGGCCGAGTTGGCCGGCGACCCGGATGTCCGGCACGCGGCCGGGTTGGCGAAGCTCGCGTTCATGACGCGGGCGGAGTCGCTGCTCCACGGTGACCTGCACACCGGGTCGGTGTTCGTGCGCTTCGGCGCCGAGCCCTCCGTGCGCGCGTTCGACTCGGAGTTCGGCTTCTACGGGCCGCTCGGCTTCGACCTGGGCATGCTCTGGGGCAACTACGTGCTCGCCGCCGCGCGGGCGGTCGCGCAGGGGCAGGCCGATCGCGCGGCGTCGCTGCTGGACCTCGGCCGGGTGACCTGGGACTCGTTCGAGGCCACGTACCGGCGCCGGTGGCCGTCCCGGCAGGACCCCCGGGTCTACGAGGAAGTCGTCCTGTCGTCGATCCTGTCTCAGGTCTGGCGGGACGCCGTGACGTACGCCGGTGCCGAGGTGGCCCGCCGGGTGATCGGGTTCGCGAAGGTGGCCGACATCGAGACGCTGCCCGAGGCCCAGCGGGTGGAGGCGGCGCGCCGTGCGCTGCGCGCCGCCCGGACGCTGATCACCCACACGCTGCACGGCGGCACCGGCCCCAACCCCGGCGTGTTGGGCGACGTGGCCGCCGCGCCGCTGGGCCTCTGA
- the mtnC gene encoding acireductone synthase, producing the protein MTAHPTWTARVVILDIEGTTSAAGFVQGDLYDYARPRLRSWISSHASDPAIVAAVAATRSEGGLADDADLDAVVAVLHGWMDSDVKATPLKTIQGQIWAAGFAAGELRSHFFGDVVPQLRSWHDRGVRLAVFSSGSVASQVPWFRHADAGDLTPMIEAYFDTVSAGSKREASSYEKIASALGVPAGEALFLTDLPAELDAARTAGWQVIGVRRAGEPNAEADFGDHPVVESFSEIDVVAS; encoded by the coding sequence ATGACCGCGCACCCGACCTGGACCGCTCGGGTGGTGATCCTCGACATCGAGGGCACCACCAGCGCCGCCGGCTTCGTCCAGGGTGACCTGTACGACTACGCCCGGCCGCGGCTCCGTTCGTGGATCTCGTCGCACGCTTCAGACCCCGCGATCGTCGCCGCGGTCGCGGCCACCCGCTCCGAGGGCGGCCTGGCGGACGACGCCGATCTGGACGCCGTAGTCGCGGTGCTGCACGGCTGGATGGACTCCGACGTCAAGGCGACCCCGCTGAAGACGATCCAGGGCCAGATCTGGGCGGCCGGGTTCGCCGCCGGTGAGCTGCGGTCGCACTTCTTCGGCGACGTCGTCCCGCAGCTGCGTTCGTGGCACGACCGCGGTGTTCGGCTCGCGGTGTTCTCGTCCGGGTCGGTCGCCAGCCAGGTGCCGTGGTTCCGGCACGCCGACGCCGGCGACCTGACGCCGATGATCGAGGCGTACTTCGACACGGTCAGCGCCGGGAGCAAGCGCGAGGCGTCCTCGTACGAGAAGATCGCGTCGGCGCTGGGTGTGCCCGCGGGGGAGGCGCTGTTCCTCACCGACCTGCCGGCCGAGCTGGACGCGGCCCGCACCGCCGGTTGGCAGGTGATCGGCGTCCGCCGTGCTGGGGAACCCAACGCTGAGGCGGACTTCGGCGACCACCCGGTCGTCGAGTCGTTCAGCGAGATCGACGTGGTGGCGTCGTGA
- a CDS encoding helix-turn-helix transcriptional regulator: MNPREKLAAFLRARRARLQPSDVGLPDGVRRRTPGLRRQEVAQLAGMSVDYYIRLEQGRGPNPSRQVLSALARALMLNRDERDYLFRVAGESPPTVVSPVRELTPAIRYLLASLTEVPAYVVDAKYDVLAWNDLATHFISDLSSVPEDDRNMVRWMFRRPSDDPHWSDETTLAFARSTIADLRAAYARYPGDPGLESLVTELLGTSSLFAELWAAHDVEERRRLVKRVVSPELGPLEFECQVLQIPETGQRLIVYCAEPGSPTHEIFLRLTADDRRSAGSATAANTSA, from the coding sequence ATGAACCCGCGCGAGAAGTTGGCCGCGTTCCTGCGCGCCCGGCGAGCTCGCCTGCAGCCGAGCGACGTCGGGCTGCCGGATGGCGTCCGCCGCCGTACGCCGGGCCTGCGTCGCCAGGAGGTCGCGCAGCTGGCCGGGATGTCGGTCGACTACTACATCCGGCTGGAACAGGGCCGGGGGCCGAACCCGTCCCGGCAGGTGTTGTCCGCGCTCGCCCGGGCGCTGATGCTCAACCGCGACGAGCGTGACTACCTGTTCCGCGTCGCGGGCGAGAGTCCGCCGACCGTGGTCAGCCCGGTCCGCGAGCTGACCCCGGCGATCCGGTATCTCCTGGCGAGCCTGACGGAGGTCCCCGCCTACGTGGTCGACGCGAAGTACGACGTCCTCGCCTGGAACGACCTGGCGACGCACTTCATCAGCGATCTCTCGTCGGTGCCGGAGGACGACCGGAACATGGTGCGGTGGATGTTCCGCCGACCGTCCGACGACCCACACTGGAGCGACGAGACGACGCTCGCGTTCGCCCGCTCGACGATCGCTGATCTGCGCGCCGCCTACGCCAGGTACCCCGGCGACCCGGGTCTCGAAAGCCTGGTCACCGAGCTGCTCGGGACGTCGTCGCTGTTTGCCGAGTTGTGGGCGGCGCACGACGTCGAGGAGCGGCGTCGGCTGGTCAAGCGCGTCGTCTCACCGGAGCTCGGGCCGCTGGAGTTCGAGTGTCAGGTGCTGCAGATCCCCGAAACCGGTCAGCGGCTGATCGTCTACTGCGCGGAGCCCGGCTCCCCCACACACGAGATCTTCCTCCGCCTTACCGCCGACGACCGGCGTTCCGCGGGGAGTGCGACCGCCGCGAACACGTCCGCCTGA
- a CDS encoding TetR/AcrR family transcriptional regulator has product MSVTAITRLGRMGRWEPGARGRLMRAALELFTEDGFEQTTVSGIAERAGVTERTFFRHFTDKREVLFDGSNGLRERVTDAIASTPGTLAPLPTVVAAFEVATPWLEERREFAGRRAAAIAANTSLQERELLKLASLASACTDALRKRGVADPTAMLAAETGVALFKIAFERWVAAGATGDLALHIREAAAELRTLVAEA; this is encoded by the coding sequence ATGTCAGTCACTGCCATCACTAGACTCGGACGCATGGGACGTTGGGAGCCGGGCGCGCGGGGGCGTCTGATGCGCGCGGCGCTCGAGCTCTTCACCGAGGACGGGTTCGAGCAGACGACGGTCTCGGGCATCGCCGAACGGGCTGGCGTCACCGAGCGCACGTTCTTCCGTCACTTCACCGATAAGCGCGAGGTGCTCTTCGACGGCTCGAACGGGCTGCGGGAGCGCGTCACCGATGCCATCGCCTCGACGCCCGGAACGCTCGCGCCGCTGCCCACGGTCGTCGCGGCGTTCGAGGTGGCCACCCCCTGGCTGGAGGAGCGTCGCGAGTTCGCCGGCCGACGCGCCGCCGCGATCGCCGCGAACACCAGCCTTCAGGAGCGGGAACTGCTGAAGCTCGCTTCCCTCGCGTCCGCCTGCACCGACGCGCTTCGGAAGCGGGGGGTTGCCGACCCCACGGCGATGCTCGCGGCCGAAACGGGAGTGGCTCTCTTCAAGATCGCGTTCGAGAGGTGGGTAGCGGCCGGGGCGACCGGCGATCTCGCGCTGCACATCCGAGAAGCGGCCGCCGAGCTCCGGACACTCGTCGCCGAGGCGTGA
- a CDS encoding SDR family oxidoreductase: MTQIALITGANRGIGYETARLLSERKMTVLLGARDETLGRKAAETLGVTFVQLDVTDDASIRRAAEWVDAEYGRLDILINNAGLIGDVAAARGLPSGVTRESLHQVFDTNVFGVVAVTNAFLPLLRRADAARIVNVSSEVGSITAVSDPENPLYQLTGIPYPASKTALNMVTAMYAKELRDTPIKVNAANPGYCATDLNEHAGFRTPAQGASVSVELATLPADGPSGQLWGSLTLVDGTDTNGVIPW; encoded by the coding sequence ATGACACAGATCGCACTCATCACCGGAGCCAACCGGGGCATCGGCTACGAGACGGCTCGCCTGCTCAGCGAGCGCAAAATGACCGTGCTGCTCGGAGCACGCGACGAGACGCTGGGACGCAAGGCGGCGGAGACGCTAGGGGTGACGTTCGTCCAGCTCGACGTCACCGACGACGCGTCGATCCGGCGGGCCGCCGAGTGGGTGGACGCCGAGTACGGGCGGCTCGACATCCTGATCAACAACGCCGGTCTGATCGGAGACGTGGCGGCGGCGCGCGGCCTGCCGAGCGGCGTCACCCGGGAGTCGCTGCACCAGGTCTTCGACACGAACGTCTTCGGCGTGGTCGCGGTGACGAACGCGTTCCTGCCGCTGCTGCGTCGCGCCGACGCCGCCCGGATCGTGAACGTCTCCAGCGAAGTCGGGTCGATCACGGCGGTGAGCGACCCGGAGAACCCGCTCTACCAGCTGACCGGGATCCCGTATCCGGCGTCGAAGACCGCGCTGAACATGGTGACCGCGATGTACGCGAAGGAGCTGCGAGACACCCCGATCAAGGTCAACGCCGCCAACCCCGGCTACTGCGCGACCGACCTCAACGAGCACGCGGGCTTCCGGACGCCGGCGCAGGGCGCGTCGGTGAGCGTCGAGCTGGCCACCCTGCCCGCGGACGGGCCGAGCGGTCAGCTCTGGGGCTCGCTCACGCTGGTCGACGGCACGGACACCAACGGCGTCATCCCCTGGTAA
- a CDS encoding methylthioribose-1-phosphate isomerase, translating into MRPVLDDSVRLTDEGVRILDRRVFPGRQEWVLARSAGEVATAIRGMVTQSSGPFYAGLAGLRLSARLHRGGPLATALTALADDGQLLTAARPTNNHVRDAVREVLAAVAAAGPGTPEELAELVEAETARLEAAYRGGSAELGRLTAGLLPDGARVLTHCWMDAYLIGLVQEASRAGRQYEWVVTETRPYLQGARLTAHTLAEMGQSLTLVTDSTAAAVLAGQSALGRVDALVTAADRVTMDGHVINKVGTLAHAVAATAFDVPFFALVLAPDPTAATASDVVIEERDGAEVLSTLGERTASPLVERGYYPAFDVTPPRFVRRIVTDRGVFEPTRVGEYHSISKELA; encoded by the coding sequence GTGAGGCCCGTGCTCGACGACAGCGTCCGCCTGACCGACGAGGGCGTGCGGATCCTCGACCGTCGCGTCTTCCCCGGACGTCAGGAATGGGTGCTCGCCCGCTCCGCGGGCGAGGTCGCGACCGCGATCCGAGGCATGGTCACGCAGAGTTCAGGGCCGTTCTACGCCGGCCTGGCCGGCCTGCGGTTGAGCGCGCGCCTGCACCGGGGTGGCCCGCTGGCCACTGCCTTAACTGCCTTGGCGGACGACGGTCAGCTGCTCACCGCCGCGCGCCCCACCAACAACCACGTTCGGGACGCCGTCCGCGAGGTGCTCGCCGCGGTTGCCGCCGCAGGGCCGGGGACGCCCGAGGAACTGGCCGAGCTCGTCGAAGCCGAGACCGCCCGGCTGGAGGCCGCGTACCGGGGCGGCAGCGCGGAACTGGGGCGCCTCACCGCTGGGCTGCTCCCGGACGGCGCTCGCGTGCTCACCCACTGCTGGATGGACGCGTACCTGATCGGGCTGGTGCAGGAGGCGTCGCGGGCCGGGCGACAGTACGAGTGGGTGGTCACCGAGACCCGCCCCTACCTGCAGGGCGCCCGGCTGACCGCGCACACGCTGGCCGAGATGGGTCAGTCGCTGACGCTGGTCACCGACTCGACCGCGGCGGCGGTCCTCGCCGGTCAGTCCGCGCTCGGCCGGGTCGACGCGCTGGTCACCGCCGCCGACCGGGTGACGATGGACGGGCACGTGATCAACAAGGTCGGGACGCTCGCCCACGCCGTGGCGGCGACCGCGTTCGACGTGCCGTTCTTCGCGCTGGTGCTCGCGCCGGATCCCACCGCGGCCACCGCGTCCGACGTCGTGATCGAGGAGCGCGACGGCGCGGAAGTGCTGTCCACCCTGGGGGAGCGCACCGCGTCACCGCTCGTCGAACGCGGCTACTACCCCGCCTTCGACGTCACACCGCCCCGGTTCGTCCGCCGGATCGTCACCGACCGGGGCGTCTTCGAGCCGACTCGGGTCGGCGAGTACCACTCGATCAGCAAGGAGCTTGCATGA
- a CDS encoding HNH endonuclease signature motif containing protein produces MSGNGVAERLAGVPVGPALAAVLEELTPVRYRAGDDVREVFPDNTEQVLIAQAWQKVVAWSEAGLNRAVLSITGNQLGPEDEDWGREEAAAALRWSAQGTHERTIVARALAGRLFLTGRALAEGRITYRHAAEIVERLEPLDDDKAAEVEEGLLAAARSKTPAQVGRLARKAALKADPKGAEKRAKKARKGRRVDFYALADAMAEMRAILPAADAARVRAALDRIAGRSRSEGDDRWIDARRADALVALTELGLLTADGALPLPEELATANGSAKTGSEPEPEPEPESETESAPEAQAACGIRGLPQRCIDLIRTVLAGKRATPPRVALTAPLSTVLGGSNSPGDLTGYGPIPPSIVRELAASGRWEKWATDQNGVVTDLGRSTYRPTAELADLVRATYPTCMFPGCSQPSYRCDLDHTVRFVDGGQTSAANLVPLCRRHHRAKDEAGWKLHHDSDTGICTWTSPVGRTYTVDPPTHDNDEAAPSGPPADWTVPLEPTPVVAPPVTPPSDDPDEPPPF; encoded by the coding sequence ATGAGCGGTAACGGGGTGGCGGAGCGGTTGGCCGGAGTTCCGGTCGGGCCGGCGTTGGCGGCGGTACTCGAGGAGCTGACGCCGGTGCGGTATCGCGCCGGTGATGACGTGCGGGAGGTGTTCCCGGACAACACGGAGCAGGTGCTCATCGCCCAGGCCTGGCAGAAGGTCGTGGCGTGGAGCGAGGCCGGATTGAACCGGGCCGTCCTCTCGATCACCGGGAACCAGCTCGGTCCGGAGGACGAGGATTGGGGTCGTGAGGAAGCCGCCGCGGCTCTGCGCTGGAGCGCACAAGGCACCCACGAACGCACGATCGTCGCGCGTGCTCTCGCGGGCCGGTTGTTCCTGACCGGTCGTGCACTCGCGGAGGGCCGGATCACCTACCGCCACGCCGCGGAGATCGTGGAGCGCCTCGAGCCCCTGGACGACGACAAGGCCGCCGAGGTTGAGGAGGGCTTGCTCGCCGCGGCACGGTCGAAGACCCCCGCGCAAGTGGGACGCCTGGCCCGAAAGGCAGCGCTGAAAGCCGATCCGAAGGGGGCGGAGAAGCGAGCCAAGAAGGCACGGAAGGGCCGCCGGGTCGACTTCTACGCCCTCGCCGACGCCATGGCCGAGATGCGAGCGATCCTTCCCGCCGCGGACGCGGCTCGGGTCCGGGCCGCGTTGGACCGAATCGCCGGCCGATCCCGTAGCGAAGGCGACGATCGATGGATCGACGCCCGGCGCGCCGATGCCCTCGTGGCGCTGACCGAGCTCGGACTCCTGACGGCCGATGGCGCCCTACCGCTTCCCGAGGAACTCGCCACGGCGAACGGCTCGGCCAAGACTGGGTCCGAGCCCGAGCCCGAGCCCGAGCCCGAGTCCGAGACCGAGTCCGCGCCCGAGGCTCAGGCCGCCTGCGGTATCCGGGGTTTGCCGCAGCGATGCATCGACCTCATCCGCACCGTGCTGGCCGGCAAGCGGGCCACCCCGCCCCGCGTCGCGCTCACTGCGCCGTTGTCCACGGTGCTCGGAGGTTCCAACTCACCGGGGGATCTCACCGGGTACGGCCCGATCCCGCCCAGCATCGTCCGCGAACTCGCAGCCTCCGGGCGTTGGGAGAAGTGGGCCACCGACCAGAACGGAGTTGTCACCGACCTGGGACGCTCCACCTACCGGCCCACCGCAGAACTCGCTGATCTGGTCCGGGCGACCTACCCGACCTGCATGTTCCCCGGATGTTCCCAACCGTCCTACCGGTGCGACCTCGACCACACCGTCCGGTTCGTCGATGGTGGACAGACCAGCGCCGCGAACCTGGTTCCGTTATGTCGCCGGCATCACCGGGCGAAGGACGAAGCCGGCTGGAAGCTTCACCACGACAGCGACACCGGGATCTGTACCTGGACCAGTCCGGTCGGGCGCACCTACACAGTGGATCCGCCCACCCATGACAACGACGAAGCAGCGCCCTCCGGCCCACCCGCCGACTGGACGGTTCCGCTGGAGCCCACACCCGTGGTGGCCCCGCCCGTGACGCCGCCGAGCGATGATCCGGACGAACCGCCACCGTTCTGA
- the mtnK gene encoding S-methyl-5-thioribose kinase gives MSQAVVLEPAEVWAYLVSRELLPADARGAVREVGDGNMNRVFLAIPDDTAIPSLAVKQAPPWIQRLGPSAPMSPERALIEARALRTFAEYAPRQTPRVLDVDPTRFAFTMEDLSDLTVLRTALNDGASLGRTSAEVGELVGRVTFATSVAGATPQARAALIADSVNPLLAEVTLQYLLGDPFVAAEHNHHHPALGAAVESLRRDPAVRTELAALRAAFGAKTQALVHGDLHSGSVMVGVRDGEPVVRVIDPEFAMVGPIGLDLGLYIANVVIAALRSYATGATARGAAHLATVADCWDAFCAAWRDGWPGRVDPLLDDGWLLRELRDTWRDTLGYAAVELVRRVAGYSHASDLETLPDPGPASAVVLSLGHKLLVDREICGSRPDPRALARLVSTSWEAQQ, from the coding sequence ATGAGCCAGGCGGTGGTGCTCGAACCCGCTGAGGTCTGGGCCTATCTGGTCAGCCGGGAGCTGTTGCCGGCCGATGCCCGGGGCGCGGTGCGCGAGGTCGGCGACGGCAACATGAACCGGGTCTTCCTCGCGATCCCGGACGACACGGCGATCCCGAGCCTCGCAGTCAAGCAGGCGCCGCCGTGGATCCAGCGGCTCGGCCCCTCCGCCCCGATGAGCCCGGAGCGGGCGCTGATCGAAGCGCGTGCCCTCCGGACGTTCGCCGAGTACGCCCCTCGGCAGACACCGCGCGTCCTGGACGTCGACCCCACGCGGTTCGCGTTCACGATGGAGGACCTCTCCGACCTCACGGTCCTGCGTACGGCGTTGAACGACGGCGCTTCGCTGGGCCGCACGTCCGCGGAAGTGGGGGAACTCGTCGGACGGGTCACGTTCGCGACCAGCGTCGCCGGCGCGACGCCGCAGGCCCGCGCCGCGCTGATCGCCGACTCGGTGAACCCGCTGCTCGCCGAGGTGACGCTCCAGTACCTGCTCGGCGACCCGTTCGTCGCCGCCGAACACAATCACCACCACCCGGCGCTGGGGGCGGCCGTCGAATCACTCCGCCGTGACCCCGCGGTCCGCACCGAGCTCGCCGCGCTGCGAGCCGCGTTCGGCGCGAAGACACAGGCCCTCGTCCACGGCGACCTGCACAGCGGCAGCGTCATGGTCGGCGTCCGCGACGGCGAGCCGGTCGTCCGGGTGATCGACCCGGAGTTCGCGATGGTCGGTCCGATCGGCCTCGACCTCGGCCTGTACATCGCGAACGTGGTGATCGCGGCGCTCCGTTCGTACGCCACGGGCGCCACCGCACGGGGGGCCGCGCATCTCGCAACCGTTGCGGACTGCTGGGACGCGTTCTGTGCCGCCTGGCGCGACGGCTGGCCCGGCCGCGTCGACCCGCTGCTCGACGACGGCTGGCTGCTGCGTGAGCTGCGCGATACCTGGCGCGACACGCTCGGTTACGCCGCGGTCGAGCTGGTCCGGCGCGTGGCCGGCTATTCGCACGCGTCCGACCTGGAGACGCTGCCCGACCCCGGCCCGGCGTCGGCGGTCGTCCTCAGCCTCGGCCACAAACTCCTGGTCGACCGGGAGATCTGCGGTAGCCGTCCGGATCCCCGCGCGCTCGCGCGCCTCGTCAGTACCTCGTGGGAGGCCCAGCAGTGA
- the mtnB gene encoding methylthioribulose 1-phosphate dehydratase, translating into MRGTSGNLSIVLNRNPLRLAVTVSGLDKGELTSSDVVVVDEFGRAVDEQPRPDLIPSAEAELHARVASLSGAGAVVHVHALQAVLAGHWWPDGIELRDLEMLKGIGRLAHDETVTIPVVPNSQDMKVLGDDVANVFDPGVPAVVVARHGMYAWGRDLLQARHHTEIVEFLLQFKVETR; encoded by the coding sequence ATGCGCGGGACCTCGGGCAACCTCTCGATCGTGCTCAACCGGAACCCGCTGCGGCTCGCGGTCACCGTCAGCGGCCTCGACAAGGGTGAGCTGACCAGCTCCGATGTTGTTGTCGTCGACGAGTTCGGCCGGGCGGTCGATGAGCAGCCGCGCCCGGACCTGATCCCGTCGGCGGAGGCCGAGCTACACGCCCGCGTGGCGTCGCTGTCAGGGGCCGGCGCCGTCGTGCACGTCCACGCGCTGCAGGCCGTACTGGCGGGCCACTGGTGGCCGGACGGCATCGAGCTGCGGGACCTGGAGATGCTCAAGGGCATCGGGCGGCTGGCTCACGACGAGACCGTCACGATTCCGGTGGTGCCGAACTCGCAGGACATGAAGGTGCTCGGGGACGACGTCGCCAACGTGTTCGACCCCGGGGTGCCCGCGGTGGTGGTGGCTCGGCACGGGATGTACGCCTGGGGGCGTGACCTGCTCCAGGCCCGTCACCACACCGAGATCGTCGAGTTCCTGCTCCAGTTCAAGGTCGAGACGCGCTAA
- a CDS encoding SDR family oxidoreductase gives MRVFVTGASGWIGSAVVPELLGSGHHVVGLARSDASAAALSAAGAEVRRGSLDDLDGLRAGAEKADGVVHLAFKHDFSNYAESGRTERAAIETLGKTLEGSDRPLLFASGVATVASGRVATEEDASRFATPDSPRGGAESLAFEHAERGVRVVGLRFPPTVHGENDHGFVARLVEIAREKGVAGYIGDGANRWPAVHRLDAARAVRLALEKAPAGTAVHAVAEEGIPTRVIAEAIGRGLGVPVTSIAPVDAAEHFGWIGLFYGLDLPTSSALTRERLGWTPTGPGLLDDLRFYTR, from the coding sequence ATGCGTGTTTTTGTCACCGGCGCGTCCGGATGGATCGGCTCCGCGGTAGTCCCGGAGCTCCTCGGCTCGGGCCACCACGTCGTCGGGCTGGCGCGTTCGGATGCGTCGGCTGCCGCTCTCTCGGCGGCCGGCGCGGAGGTGCGCCGCGGCAGCCTGGACGATCTCGACGGCCTTCGCGCGGGCGCCGAGAAGGCCGACGGAGTCGTCCACCTCGCGTTCAAGCACGACTTCTCGAACTACGCCGAGTCCGGGCGCACCGAACGTGCGGCGATCGAGACGCTCGGCAAGACGCTGGAAGGCTCCGACCGCCCCCTGCTGTTCGCGTCCGGTGTCGCGACGGTGGCCTCGGGACGGGTGGCCACCGAGGAGGACGCGAGCCGCTTCGCCACCCCCGATTCACCGCGCGGGGGCGCTGAGAGCCTGGCGTTCGAGCACGCCGAGCGTGGCGTCCGCGTGGTGGGCCTGCGGTTCCCGCCGACCGTGCACGGCGAGAACGACCACGGCTTCGTCGCGCGACTCGTCGAGATCGCCAGGGAGAAGGGCGTCGCCGGGTACATCGGCGACGGCGCGAACAGGTGGCCCGCCGTGCACCGGCTGGACGCCGCCCGTGCGGTGCGACTGGCGCTGGAGAAGGCGCCCGCCGGTACCGCCGTCCACGCGGTCGCCGAGGAAGGCATCCCGACCCGGGTCATCGCGGAGGCGATCGGCCGGGGCCTCGGCGTGCCCGTCACGTCGATCGCTCCGGTGGACGCCGCCGAGCACTTCGGCTGGATCGGACTGTTCTACGGTCTCGACCTTCCGACGTCCAGCGCGCTCACCCGGGAGCGGCTCGGCTGGACGCCGACCGGTCCCGGGCTCCTCGACGACCTGCGGTTCTATACGCGCTAG